The following is a genomic window from Chryseobacterium ginsenosidimutans.
AGGTCCCAAGGGTTGGGCTGTTCGCCCATTAAAGTGGCACGCGAGCTGGGTTCAGAACGTCGTGAGACAGTTCGGTCTCTATCTATTGCGGGCGTTAGATGTTTGAGAGGGCTTGATTCTAGTACGAGAGGACCGAATTGAACAAACCTCTGGTGTATCAGTTGTTCCGCCAGGAGCACCGCTGAGTAGCTACGTTTGGAAGAGATAAGCACTGAAAGCATATAAGTGCGAAACTCGCCTCAAGATGAGACATCTTTTAAGGGTCGTTGGAGATGACGACGTTGATAGGCTACAGGTGTAAAGGCAGTAATGTCATAGCCGAGTAGTACTAATTACCCGTAGATTTATAGCCTATTGGTTGCTAATTAAACAAGCCTTATAAGTGCAGAAAAGGTTTTGTCTTTGTGAAAGTTTTTATCGATTAAAAATTGTAAGATGTAGAGTATGAAAGAAGCCTTGAGAAATCGGGTACTTTTGTAGCAATACATTCCTACACTATATACAACCTTTAGGGTGGTTTTAGCGGTGGGGCTCACCTGTTCCCATTCCGAACACAGAAGTTAAGCCCACCAGCGCCGATGGTACTGCGAAAGCGGGAGAGTAGGTCGCCGCCAGTTTTTATTAAAAACCTCATTCATGTATGTGAATGAGGTTTTTTTATGCCCTTACTTTAACTAAAATGACAAAAAAACGCATCCAAAAAACAAAGGAGAATTTATTTAGTTGAATGAACCTTTTTGTTTATACCAGGTTCTTCACCCAAGATAAAGAAGCTGTACCCTAAAAGGTTTTACCTTGGCTACAAGCTACAAGCTACAAGCGGTGTTTTATCATTGTCGGAATGAAGTGAAAGCAATCTCAATAATAGCAGGCTTATAAGCAAATTTTTCTTGATATTAAACTGCTGCAGGGACCCTGTTGAAAGTCATAGTCTTATTGGTATGCGATTAATAGTACTGCCAATTAAATCAATCTGTTCAAATTGATCTGTATATAGGATATGTAAAAAATCTGTATCTACCATAGAAAATTAAAGACCCTAGAACCAAAAGTCTGCCGCTAATTTAGCGGCAGACTTTTGGTTCTAGGGAAACAATAATATCTACTGTTAGTATTAATATTCATAGTTCTCTATTCAAAAGAAGCGGGCTTTAGCCCGCTTCAACCAATTCTTAGTCAAATGTTTGACTAAGCTTTAGAATTATATACCCTACACAACACCAAGTCCTGATATTTTTCATTTAGAAGCTTTAAGAAGCCTTCTTCTCCCGATACCCACTCTTTTATCCAGCCGCACCAATAACCATAACCCTCCAACTCCTGTACATCCGAGCCCTTTCTCTCGGCTTATCAAACATTAGTTTAAAATTAATCTTTCGGGATATCAGCGTTTTACCTTCAAATATGAATTAAAAGTAAACATTATGTTAAATATATTTGGAAGTATTGGGTGTAAAGGATTACTTTTGCCCCACTGAAAACGAGAGAGTATCGGTAGCGCAGAAGAGCTCATGGAATGGGCATATCATTGGAAACTACTTTATATTATTGTAAGAGGTAATATTGGGATATGATTTAAAAAAAAACTTTATAATTTTATATAAAAAAGGTTGTAGGTTTTAAAAAGATTAGTATCTTTGCAGTCCGGTAAAACGGGAGCGCAGGAGTAGGTGTTGAATGGGATTGGAAGGAGATTAGGGTTGGTTAAAAAACTTTAAAAATTCTTCAAAAAACATTTGGCTGATTAGAAAATAATAATTACTTTTGCACACGCAAATACGGGAGTGAAAACGACAGAAAAGTAGCCCTGTTAAAAAGCGAGAGATAAGCAGATCATTGAAAAATAGATATACAACCAAGTAAGGAAAAACTAAAGCGTCAAAACTTTGAGTGAGTCAGACAAACATACAATGGAGAGTTTGATCCTGGCTCAGGATGAACGCTAGCGGGAGGCCTAACACATGCAAGCCGAGCGGTATTGTTTCTTCGGAAATGAGAGAGCGGCGTACGGGTGCGGAACACGTGTGCAACCTGCCTTTATCTGGGGGATAGCCTTTCGAAAGGAAGATTAATACCCCATAATATATTTGATGGCATCATTAGATATTGAAAACTCCGGTGGATAGAGATGGGCACGCGCAAGATTAGATAGTTGGTGAGGTAACGGCTCACCAAGTCTGTGATCTTTAGGGGGCCTGAGAGGGTGATCCCCCACACTGGTACTGAGACACGGACCAGACTCCTACGGGAGGCAGCAGTGAGGAATATTGGACAATGGGTGAGAGCCTGATCCAGCCATCCCGCGTGAAGGACGACGGCCCTATGGGTTGTAAACTTCTTTTGTATAGGGATAAACCTTTCCACGTGTGGAAAGCTGAAGGTACTATACGAATAAGCACCGGCTAACTCCGTGCCAGCAGCCGCGGTAATACGGAGGGTGCAAGCGTTATCCGGATTTATTGGGTTTAAAGGGTCCGTAGGCGGACTCGTAAGTCAGTGGTGAAATCTCATAGCTTAACTATGAAACTGCCATTGATACTGCGGGTCTTGAGTAAAGTAGAAGTGGCTGGAATAAGTAGTGTAGCGGTGAAATGCATAGATATTACTTAGAACACCAATTGCGAAGGCAGGTCACTATGTTTTAACTGACGCTGATGGACGAAAGCGTGGGGAGCGAACAGGATTAGATACCCTGGTAGTCCACGCCGTAAACGATGCTAACTCGTTTTTGGGGCCTTGCGCTTCAGAGACTAAGCGAAAGTGATAAGTTAGCCACCTGGGGAGTACGTTCGCAAGAATGAAACTCAAAGGAATTGACGGGGGCCCGCACAAGCGGTGGATTATGTGGTTTAATTCGATGATACGCGAGGAACCTTACCAAGGCTTAAATGGGAATTGATGGGTTTAGAAATAGACCGTCCTTCGGGCAATTTTCAAGGTGCTGCATGGTTGTCGTCAGCTCGTGCCGTGAGGTGTTAGGTTAAGTCCTGCAACGAGCGCAACCCCTGTCACTAGTTGCTAGCATTAAGTTGAGGACTCTAGTGAGACTGCCTACGCAAGTAGAGAGGAAGGTGGGGATGACGTCAAATCATCACGGCCCTTACGCCTTGGGCCACACACGTAATACAATGGCCAGTACAGAGGGCAGCTACCAGGCGACTGGATGCGAATCTCGAAAGCTGGTCTCAGTTCGGATTGGAGTCTGCAACTCGACTCTATGAAGCTGGAATCGCTAGTAATCGCGCATCAGCCATGGCGCGGTGAATACGTTCCCGGGCCTTGTACACACCGCCCGTCAAGCCATGGAAGTCTGGGGTACCTGAAGTCGGTGACCGTAACAGGAGCTGCCTAGGGTAAAACAGGTAACTAGGGCTAAGTCGTAACAAGGTAGCCGTACCGGAAGGTGCGGCTGGAACATCTCATTTTAGAGCGTCTTTAGACGTTAAACAAAAAAAGGTACTTTAATGTACCATGTACTTACTTAAAGAGAAGCTTTAGTTTTTTATTTGGTTGATATATTAAAAAAATACAAAACCCACTAGAAATTAGTAACAGGGAAGAGAGATAATTAACAATTATTAATTAATAATTATTAATTAGAGAAAGTCTCGTAGCTCAGCTGGTTAGAGCGCTACACTGATAATGTAGAGGTCGGCAGTTCGAGCCTGCCCGAGACTACTAATTGAAATAGAGGTTAGAAAATTAGAAATGGGATGTTAGTTTTATACTAATATCTACCCTCTAAGTACTAACATCTGACTAGAGGGGGAATTAGCTCAGCTGGCTAGAGCGCCTGCCTTGCACGCAGGAGGTCAAGGGTTCGACTCCCTTATTCTCCACAGTTTTGAAGACTTAATTTAAAAGTTACGGATAGAGCCAAAAACAATATCTGTTCATTAGGTTGACAAGAAGAATTTAAGATCATTGACATTAACGGTAAGAACATCACAAAGAGAAAACCGAGCACTTATAAGTGCTTGAGTAACCTAAAAATAGGAAAGAAATCGTTAAGGGCGTATGGCGGATGCCTAGGCTTTCAGAGGCGAAGAAGGACGTGGTAAGCTGCGAAAAGCTGCGGGGATCGGCACACACGAATTGATCCGCAGATGTCCGAATGGGGCAACCCGTCTGGTTGAAGACCAGTCACTCTAATTTATTAGAGAGCAAACCCGGAGAACTGAAACATCTAAGTACCCGGAGGAAAAGAAATCGAAGAGATTCCGTAAGTAGTGGCGAGCGAACGCGGATTAGCCCAAAAGTCTTTATATGTTTAATAGAATGTTCTGGAAAGAACAGCCATAGAGGGTGATAGCCCCGTATATGAAAGGCATATTTGGATGATAAATGAGTAGGGCGGGACACGTGAAATCCTGTCTGAATATGGGGGGACCATCCTCCAAGGCTAAATACTCCTGAAAGACCGATAGTGAACAAGTACTGTGAAGGAAAGGTGAAAAGCACTTCGAATAGAAGGGTGAAATAGAACCTGAAACCGTACGCCTACAAGCGGTCGGAGCCCACAAGTTGGGTGACGGCGTGCCTTTTGCATAATGAGCCTACGAGTTAATTTTACTAGCGAGGTTAAGGACTTCAGGTCCGGAGCCGGAGCGAAAGCGAGTCTGAATAGGGCGCTTAGTTAGTAGGATTAGACGCGAAACCTTGTGATCTACCCATGGGCAGGTTGAAGCTCTGGTAACACAGAGTGGAGGACCGAACCGGTTGACGTTGAAAAGTCTTCGGATGACCTGTGGGTAGGGGTGAAAGGCCAATCAAACTGGGAGATAGCTCGTACTCTCCGAAATGCATTTAGGTGCAGCGTCGATTTACAGTTTATTAGAGGTAGAGCTACTGATTGGATGCGGGGGTTTCATCGCCTACCAATTCCTGACAAACTCCGAATGCTAATAAATGATGGTCGGCAGTGAGGGCATGGGTGCTAAGGTCCATGTCCGAGAGGGAAAGAACCCAGACCAACAGCTAAGGTCCCCAAATTTCTGTTAAGTTGAAGCAACGCGGTTGGACTGCATTGACAGCTAGGATGTTGGCTTGGAAGCAGCCATTCATTTAAAGAGTGCGTAACAGCTCACTAGTCGAGCGGTCCGGCATGGATAATAATCGGGCATAAACAGAATACCGAAGCTATGGATTTATAATTTAGAATTATATCTGGTAGGAGAGCATTCTGTCTGCACAGAAGCAGTATCGTGAGGTATTGTGGAGCGGACAGAAAAGAAAATGTAGGCATAAGTAACGATAAAGCGGGCGAGAAACCCGCTCACCGAAAGACTAAGGCTTCCTCAGCCATGCTAATCAGCTGAGGGTTAGTCGGGACCTAACGCGAACCCGAAAGGGGTAGTGGATGGACAATGGGTTAATATTCCCATACTTGCTCACACTAAAAAGGGGACGGAGTGACGTAGCTACTGGAGACTGACGGAATAGTCAAGACCTAGCCTTCGGGCGAAGTTGTTGTAGTGAACTCGCTTCCAAGAAAAGCCGAAGTGAAGCAACCCGTACCAAAACCGACACAGGTGGTCGAGGAGAGAATCCTAAGGTGCTAGAGTGAATCATGGTTAAGGAACTAGGCAAAATAGTCTCGTAACTTCGGAAGAAGAGACGCCATCAGCAATGGTGGCCGCAGTAAAGAGGCCCAGGCGACTGTTTATCAAAAACACAGGACTCTGCTAAATCGAAAGATGCTGTATAGGGTCTGACACCTGCCCGGTGCTGGAAGGTTAAGGAAGGGCGTTAGCGTAAGCGAAGCGTTTGACTGAAGCCCCAGTAAACGGCGGCCGTAACTATAACGGTCCTAAGGTAGCGAAATTCCTTGTCGGGTAAGTTCCGACCTGCACGAATGGTGTAACGATCTGGGCACTGTCTCAACCATGAGCTCTGTGAAATTGTAGTCTCGGTGAAGATGCCGAGTACCCGCAATGGGACGAAAAGACCCTGTGAACCTTTACTATAACTTCGTATTGACTTTGAGTAAGTAATGTGTAGGATAGGTGGGAGACTTTGAAGCAGGCACGCTAGTGTTTGTGGAGTCAACGTTGAAATACCACCCTTTACTTACTTGGAGCCTAACTTCTTTTAGAAGGACATTGCGTGGTGGGTAGTTTGACTGGGGTGGTCGCCTCCAAAAGAGTAACGGAGGCTTTCAAAGGTACCCTCAGCACGCTTGGTAACCGTGCGTAGAGTGTAATGGCATAAGGGTGCTTGACTGTGAGACCTACAAGTCGATCAGGTGCGAAAGCAGGACATAGTGATCCGGTGGTTCCGTATGGAAGGGCCATCGCTCATAGGATAAAAGGTACTCCGGGGATAACAGGCTAGTCTCCCCCAAGAGCTCACATCGACGGGGAGGTTCGGCACCTCGATGTCGGCTCGTCACATCCTGGGGCTGGAGAAGGTCCCAAGGGTTGGGCTGTTCGCCCATTAAAGTGGCACGCGAGCTGGGTTCAGAACGTCGTGAGACAGTTCGGTCTCTATCTATTGCGGGCGTTAGATGTTTGAGAGGGCTTGATTCTAGTACGAGAGGACCGAATTGAACAAACCTCTGGTGTATCAGTTGTTCCGCCAGGAGCACCGCTGAGTAGCTACGTTTGGAAGAGATAAGCACTGAAAGCATATAAGTGCGAAACTCGCCTCAAGATGAGACATCTTTTAAGGGTCGTTGGAGATGACGACGTTGATAGGCTACAGGTGTAAAGGCAGTAATGTCATAGCCGAGTAGTACTAATTACCCGTAGATTTATAGCCTATTGGTTGCTAATTAAACAAGCCTTATAAGTGCAGAAAAGGTTTTGTCTTTGTGAAAGTTTTTATCGATTAAAAATTGTAAGATGTAGAGTATGAAAGAAGCCTTGAGAAATCGGGTACTTTTGTAGCAATACATTCCTACACTATATACAACCTTTAGGGTGGTTTTAGCGGTGGGGCTCACCTGTTCCCATTCCGAACACAGAAGTTAAGCCCACCAGCGCCGATGGTACTGCGAAAGCGGGAGAGTAGGTCGCCGCCAGTTTTTATTAAAAACCTCATTCATGTATGTGAATGAGGTTTTTTTATGCCCTTACTTTAACTAAAATTGATCTGCAGCACTTAATGTAAGCTGAGCAGCAGGTGTTCCCAATGTTCCTCCTCCTGAGCCGGTAGCCGCGGCTGCCGTCACATGGATGTCAATTCCCGGAATAATGGCATTTAATTTTACGGATACATTACGAGTAGGATCTGCAACAGATTTAATAGAAGAATAATTAAGCCAAAGCGTATTATTGGCAGCATTTGCTACAATTGGCTGGCCAGCTTCTGTAGGAGCTGTGAAACCCAGAGTAATGTTTTTTGTTGCAGCAGGTTCAATATCTACCAATGCTACTTCCGGTACGGAAATCGTTATGGTATGATTGTCGGTGTTCGTGTCTTGTGCACTTAAGTGAGCAGAAATTGCTAATGCAAGTAAAGACAGGGAAAAAGAAAAATTTTGTTTCTTCATGTTATGTTATTTAGTTAAGTAAAGTTAATAAAATTCAACAGAGTGTGAAATGTTTTGTTGATTTTTTTTTGTATTATTTATTGAATATTAATATTTTATTAAAAATAATTAGCCTTAACTATTGCATAAATATTAAAAAATAAATCATTATTTTATGATTAAACTCAAGCATGTAAAAAAAATCTTATGCAGATTATGCATAAGATTTTAAATAATTTTTATTCATTAAGCTAAGCCCAATGGGGATCTGAGACAGTTGGTTTTCCTGTTTCAAGTCTTCCTGCAAAATGCCAGATATTATTGTCCGATTTTATTTTTATATCATACCAGCCTTTCATATTTTCAAGTTGAAACTTGATTTTTTCTTCTGGTTGATGTACCGAAATTTTCTTTTGATTTCTATTATAGAGATCATCTAAAGTAAGAGATATATTTTTGCCTGAGTTTTTGATGGTTAATTCAACTTCATTTTTTGAAGGATTATTGTTCAACGAAATTTCTAGTTCAGGTTGAGTTTCTCCCTTAAAGTTTCTGTAAAAACCATTGGGACCAAAAACTTCACAGTTATATTTTTCCGAATTTACATTGTGAGACAATTCCTGTTTTGAATATAAAGCGTAAGAAAAATGGAAATTATCATTATCGAAATTTCTTCTGTCATAGATTAATAAAGGAACGGCTCTTTCTTTTAAATTAACCATTTTAATTTTTCCATTCTCAAAATTTACATCGTAATTATAAGGAAGTGAGTTTGATGGTCTAAATCCTCTTTCCTGAATTTCCAATAGATTATCATTTAATTCATTTTCATCATACCATTTCAAATTCGGGACAGGTTTATTTTTTGCAGAATTGATGGTTTTAGCGTACTCTTTCTGATCAAGATAATCCATCTTCGGAATTTTCATATGGGATGAATTAAAAGCTGAAGTCAAATCTCCACAAATTGCCCTTCTCCACTCGCTGATATTGTCTATTGTAACATCTTTACTGTATTTTTTCTGAATAAATTTTTCCAAAAACTGCAGCACAGAGGTATGATCCGAAACTTCAGAATTCACAAAACCTCCTTTCGTCCACGGCGAAGCAATAATCATCGGAACTCGGAATCCTAAACCAACCGTTCCTTCAATTCTTTCATGATCTTTCAGCTTTTGTGTCACCATATATTCCTGACTCTTGTTTACATATTCTACACCTTCATTTCCATTCATATCAACAGGTTGACTAGGATTCATGGGCGGTGCGAAAGGTAAAACGTGATCAAAATAACCATCATTTTCATCATAATTGATAATGAAAATTGTTTTTTTCCACGTTTCAGGGTTTTTGGTTAAGATATTCAGTACTTCAGAAATATACCACGCTCCATACCAAGGCGAACCCGGATGATCAGAAAAATGTTCCGGAGCAACTAACCATGAAACCAGCGGCAATTTTTTATCCTCAACATCTTTTCGGAATTGATGTAAGACATCACCCTTCGGAACAGCCAATCTTTCCCCATTTTCATCTTTCCCGATTTCTAAATTCCAAAAATCAGGATCATTTGAATTGGTGGTAAATGCTTTTTCGTGAAGATTTTTTTCTGTCCGTGAAAGATTGGAGTAATTATCCGGATGATATTTGATTTTATCTTCTTCAAGCTCAGAAATCATTCTTTCAAATCTTTCTTTCTGACTCGGATTCTTTTCAATTTCGGATTTTAAATAAGAAATAATATTCGGAATGTTCTGATAATATCCTTTAGAAAATTTTACATTGAATTTTGAAAACCATTCAATAGGATTATCGGTGAAATTACTCAGCCAGGCTTCCTGTTCGCCTGCCATTCCTTTTGGAAGACTAATTTCATTCTGATAA
Proteins encoded in this region:
- a CDS encoding phosphocholine-specific phospholipase C; protein product: MNRKEFLEKSSILLAGLGTSGILHPSILKALTIEPAAESTFYDAEHVVILMQENRSFDHAFGALKGVRGFLDQRTFKKQDGHSAFFQKNDNGKYAAPARLDLRNTKSTWMSSLPHSWDNQQKALNKGKYDQWLQSKASGNKDYKDIPLTLGYYNREDLPFYYQLADAFTIFDQYFCSSLTGTTPNRLFHWSGTLREQKNGKVKANVYNENIDYDKNHQAKWKTFPEILEEQNISWRIYQNEISLPKGMAGEQEAWLSNFTDNPIEWFSKFNVKFSKGYYQNIPNIISYLKSEIEKNPSQKERFERMISELEEDKIKYHPDNYSNLSRTEKNLHEKAFTTNSNDPDFWNLEIGKDENGERLAVPKGDVLHQFRKDVEDKKLPLVSWLVAPEHFSDHPGSPWYGAWYISEVLNILTKNPETWKKTIFIINYDENDGYFDHVLPFAPPMNPSQPVDMNGNEGVEYVNKSQEYMVTQKLKDHERIEGTVGLGFRVPMIIASPWTKGGFVNSEVSDHTSVLQFLEKFIQKKYSKDVTIDNISEWRRAICGDLTSAFNSSHMKIPKMDYLDQKEYAKTINSAKNKPVPNLKWYDENELNDNLLEIQERGFRPSNSLPYNYDVNFENGKIKMVNLKERAVPLLIYDRRNFDNDNFHFSYALYSKQELSHNVNSEKYNCEVFGPNGFYRNFKGETQPELEISLNNNPSKNEVELTIKNSGKNISLTLDDLYNRNQKKISVHQPEEKIKFQLENMKGWYDIKIKSDNNIWHFAGRLETGKPTVSDPHWA